In the Wyeomyia smithii strain HCP4-BCI-WySm-NY-G18 chromosome 2, ASM2978416v1, whole genome shotgun sequence genome, one interval contains:
- the LOC129721464 gene encoding leucine-rich melanocyte differentiation-associated protein-like isoform X2, with protein MIFFIENYSHVDEDDDDELFLNYDWSSTDTMSAKSITSISSQNNDMDGSGERLSLAYEKLSQIPRKIAEKFSRTTTILDLSYNNIKDLSFLSYFRQLNTLILDKNPLPDEQTFPSLPNLELLWLNHCDIDNVQRWVYRIRDCCPSLRYLSLLGNPGATSSFNGNSTLEHNDYRMMVISVLPQLRYLDDAEVTASQRDQARQFKHNNYNIGQTPFNIFESVGRGEQMGRKAAQRRPRRARTHVSDDS; from the exons ATGAT ATTCTTCATTGAGAACTATTCGCACGTAGAcgaagacgacgacgatgaGCTGTTTCTGAACTACGATTGGTCCTCGACGGATACGATGTCGGCGAAAAGTATTACCAg TATTTCCAGTCAGAATAACGACATGGACGGCAGTGGAGAGCGTCTTTCGCTGGCCTACGAAAAATTGTCGCAAATTCCGCGTAAAATCGCGGAGAAATTCTCACGGACAACCACGATACTGGACCTAAGCTACAACAATATCAA AGATCTCTCCTTCCTCTCTTACTTCCGGCAGCTGAATACCCTAATCCTGGACAAGAATCCGCTACCGGATGAGCAAACCTTCCCGTCGCTGCCGAATCTCGAGCTGCTTTGGCTGAACCACTGTGATATCGACAACGTCCAGCGATGGGTGTACCGGATTCGGGACTGTTGTCCCTCGCTGCGGTACCTCTCGCTGCTGGGAAATCCTGGCGCGACGTCCTCCTTCAACGGTAACTCCACGCTCGAGCACAACGACTACCGGATGATGGTGATCAGTGTGCTGCCCCAGCTGCGCTACCTGGATGACGCCGAAGTGACCGCCTCCCAGCGGGATCAAGCACGCCAGTTCAAGCACAACAACTACAACATTGGCCAAACGCctttcaacattttcgaaaGTGTCGGCCGGGGTGAACAGATGGGCCGAAAGGCGGCCCAGCGGAGACCCCGGCGAGCTCGGACGCACGTCTCCGATGATTCGTGA
- the LOC129721464 gene encoding leucine-rich melanocyte differentiation-associated protein-like isoform X3 — MSAKSITSISSQNNDMDGSGERLSLAYEKLSQIPRKIAEKFSRTTTILDLSYNNIKDLSFLSYFRQLNTLILDKNPLPDEQTFPSLPNLELLWLNHCDIDNVQRWVYRIRDCCPSLRYLSLLGNPGATSSFNGNSTLEHNDYRMMVISVLPQLRYLDDAEVTASQRDQARQFKHNNYNIGQTPFNIFESVGRGEQMGRKAAQRRPRRARTHVSDDS, encoded by the exons ATGTCGGCGAAAAGTATTACCAg TATTTCCAGTCAGAATAACGACATGGACGGCAGTGGAGAGCGTCTTTCGCTGGCCTACGAAAAATTGTCGCAAATTCCGCGTAAAATCGCGGAGAAATTCTCACGGACAACCACGATACTGGACCTAAGCTACAACAATATCAA AGATCTCTCCTTCCTCTCTTACTTCCGGCAGCTGAATACCCTAATCCTGGACAAGAATCCGCTACCGGATGAGCAAACCTTCCCGTCGCTGCCGAATCTCGAGCTGCTTTGGCTGAACCACTGTGATATCGACAACGTCCAGCGATGGGTGTACCGGATTCGGGACTGTTGTCCCTCGCTGCGGTACCTCTCGCTGCTGGGAAATCCTGGCGCGACGTCCTCCTTCAACGGTAACTCCACGCTCGAGCACAACGACTACCGGATGATGGTGATCAGTGTGCTGCCCCAGCTGCGCTACCTGGATGACGCCGAAGTGACCGCCTCCCAGCGGGATCAAGCACGCCAGTTCAAGCACAACAACTACAACATTGGCCAAACGCctttcaacattttcgaaaGTGTCGGCCGGGGTGAACAGATGGGCCGAAAGGCGGCCCAGCGGAGACCCCGGCGAGCTCGGACGCACGTCTCCGATGATTCGTGA
- the LOC129721464 gene encoding leucine-rich melanocyte differentiation-associated protein-like isoform X1 has product MQAIAYNERFFIENYSHVDEDDDDELFLNYDWSSTDTMSAKSITSISSQNNDMDGSGERLSLAYEKLSQIPRKIAEKFSRTTTILDLSYNNIKDLSFLSYFRQLNTLILDKNPLPDEQTFPSLPNLELLWLNHCDIDNVQRWVYRIRDCCPSLRYLSLLGNPGATSSFNGNSTLEHNDYRMMVISVLPQLRYLDDAEVTASQRDQARQFKHNNYNIGQTPFNIFESVGRGEQMGRKAAQRRPRRARTHVSDDS; this is encoded by the exons ATGCAGGCCATCGCGTACAACGAGCG ATTCTTCATTGAGAACTATTCGCACGTAGAcgaagacgacgacgatgaGCTGTTTCTGAACTACGATTGGTCCTCGACGGATACGATGTCGGCGAAAAGTATTACCAg TATTTCCAGTCAGAATAACGACATGGACGGCAGTGGAGAGCGTCTTTCGCTGGCCTACGAAAAATTGTCGCAAATTCCGCGTAAAATCGCGGAGAAATTCTCACGGACAACCACGATACTGGACCTAAGCTACAACAATATCAA AGATCTCTCCTTCCTCTCTTACTTCCGGCAGCTGAATACCCTAATCCTGGACAAGAATCCGCTACCGGATGAGCAAACCTTCCCGTCGCTGCCGAATCTCGAGCTGCTTTGGCTGAACCACTGTGATATCGACAACGTCCAGCGATGGGTGTACCGGATTCGGGACTGTTGTCCCTCGCTGCGGTACCTCTCGCTGCTGGGAAATCCTGGCGCGACGTCCTCCTTCAACGGTAACTCCACGCTCGAGCACAACGACTACCGGATGATGGTGATCAGTGTGCTGCCCCAGCTGCGCTACCTGGATGACGCCGAAGTGACCGCCTCCCAGCGGGATCAAGCACGCCAGTTCAAGCACAACAACTACAACATTGGCCAAACGCctttcaacattttcgaaaGTGTCGGCCGGGGTGAACAGATGGGCCGAAAGGCGGCCCAGCGGAGACCCCGGCGAGCTCGGACGCACGTCTCCGATGATTCGTGA